The Parcubacteria group bacterium genome has a window encoding:
- a CDS encoding DUF1232 domain-containing protein, translating into MKSIIVGIIGVLAFLYLINPTAGLFEILPDNIPLIGNVDEVTATTLLLSSLAYFGIDLGHLFKRNVTKVNEIKEAEYEEK; encoded by the coding sequence ATGAAATCGATCATCGTTGGCATTATTGGTGTATTGGCTTTTCTGTATTTGATCAATCCGACTGCAGGCCTTTTTGAAATATTACCTGATAATATTCCGTTGATAGGTAATGTGGATGAGGTAACAGCCACAACGCTTCTTTTATCCTCATTGGCATATTTTGGTATTGATCTCGGACATTTGTTCAAGCGAAATGTGACAAAAGTGAATGAAATAAAAGAAGCGGAATATGAAGAAAAATAA